In Mauremys reevesii isolate NIE-2019 linkage group 20, ASM1616193v1, whole genome shotgun sequence, the following are encoded in one genomic region:
- the LOC120387112 gene encoding schlafen family member 13-like, which yields MEESPLYVDWSTDYPDAVVKVGKVTFGEKSRNKMTDCNLRRKQVGNISRAACALLNSGGGVIKAEVDNKGYNYAEHGIGQDIEKALTELTPSKMSRKYFDFEYMQENKCVLIFVKSWSSDGSSSPRICSLRTRLCQRSLTRTDSMSPTEAALFLKEKGVSARRKRDETEPRAKKALLSDVQQEQNMYTSAERFYQRDFLCIGEKLNFTESAHVEFKNFATKNILKYIKEILPNYISAFANTQGGFLFIGVDDNGTVVGCRKDKVNINELKEAIEHVKGKLPISHFCSSLPGVNLECKMLDVYDKDQNLYGYVCAVRIHLFCCAVFSETPDSWTVKDNEIMRMTANEWTALMMATDPEILNLCEAFRTELSVSCAPPLTKTVFSNKGLACLRDLQESLFPANGNGITYKPDNLSEELFSEYPGLEDLMNEQMEKLQYSQGLLIFARSWAVAVGLPENEHVVCDALLIASGKYPTLYTVTKDCSMAGFEYSQPIACTLKQKLVNDGGYTQKVCMIPHLLQLGTNRARNNDSRVQVRYPLSYVLLPNDMPDLLHSLVIILLSFRSFLSDRLGREFLNLLTIKQYEILTKNLHKFKKLFIYGLPGTGKTVVALNIIERIKNVFRCRSDEILYICENQPLKIIVERRNICQSVTRAGFLNGNYDPSVKHIVIDEAQNFRSEDGDWYDKAQRITQGHGHCEPGVLWIFLDYLQTSHPFPCGLPHPSEHCPQEWLTVGVRNATQIYNTMVQEMQNIVERPQIDIPSERLRMLLNEAECGHPLPGVCRVEENLDKDEIVTYVVDTCRRYFRSGYSGKDIAILCNTTKEIDRYSHILQPKMREMMRHFRLGAYFTTAANVLGHGIVLDSIRRFSGLERNIVFGINPVPTQEEISDNLKLCVASRANLHLHLLYER from the exons ATGGAGGAGAGCCCTCTCTACGTTGATTGGTCCACAGACTATCCAGATGCGGTTGTAAAAGTGGGAAAAGTGACTTTTGGTGAGAAATCCAGGAACAAGATGACAGATTGCAATTTGAGAAGGAAACAAGTTGGTAACATTTCCCGAGCAGCATGTGCATTGCTGAATTCAGGAGGAGGAGTGATAAAGGCAGAGGTTGATAATAAGGGCTACAATTATGCAGAACATGGGATTGGACAGGATATAGAAAAAGCCCTTACAGAACTTACTCCATCTAAAATGTCtcgaaaatattttgattttgaataTATGCAGGAAAACAAGTGTGTGTTGATTTTTGTGAAATCATGGAGCAGTGACGGTTCATCTTCACCCCGTATTTGCAGCCTAAGAACACGCTTGTGCCAAAGATCTTTGACTCGAACTGACAGCATGAGTCCTACCGAAGCAGCACTATTTCTCAAAGAGAAGGGAGTTTCTGCCAGGAGAAAACGTGATGAGACAGAACCAAGAGCTAAGAAAGCTCTACTAAGTGACGTTCAGCAGGAACAAAACATGTATACGTCTGCTGAAAGATTTTATCAAAGAGACTTCCTCTGCATTGGGGAAAAACTAAATTTCACTGAGTCAGCACATGTTGAATTTAAGAATTTTGCAacaaagaacattttgaaatacATTAAAGAGATCCTGCCAAATTACATCTCTGCCTTTGCAAACACACAAGGAGGATTTTTATTTATTGGAGTGGATGATAATGGGACAGTTGTTGGATGTAGGAAGGACAAAGTAAATATAAATGAATTAAAAGAAGCAATAGAACATGTTAAGGGGAAATTACCCATTTCACATTTCTGCAGTTCTCTGCCTGGAGTGAACTTAGAATGCAAAATGCTGGACGTGTATGATAAAGATCAAAACTTGTATGGTTACGTCTGTGCTGTGAGAATCCATCTGTTTTGTTGTGCTGTGTTTTCGGAGACTCCGGATTCATGGACTGTGAAGGACAATGAGATCATGAGGATGACAGCCAATGAATGGACAGCCTTGATGATGGCAACTGACCCAG AGATTTTAAATTTGTGTGAAGCTTTCAGAACTGAGCTGAGTGTGTCATGTGCACCCCCACTCACCAAAACTGTGTTTTCCAACAAAGGCCTCGCTTGTCTGCGTGATCTGCAAGAATCTCTATTTCCAG CAAATGGTAATGGGATAACATACAAACCAGACAACCTCAGCGAAGAGCTGTTCTCAGAGTATccagggctggaggatttaatGAACGAGCAAATGGAAAAGCTGCAATATTCTCAGGGACTCCTGATATTTGCAAGAAGCTGGGCTGTTGCTGTTGGATTGCCAGAGAATGAGCATGTTGTCTGTGATGCTCTCTTAATAGCCTCAGGCAAATACCCAACGCTGTACACGGTCACGAAGGATTGTTCCATGGCTGGGTTTGAATATTCACAACCTATTGCTTGTACGTTAAAGCAAAAACTGGTAAACGATGGGGGATACACTCAGAAAGTGTGCATGATTCCTCATCTCCTACAGCTTGGAACTAACAGAGCGCGGAATAATGACTCACGTGTACAAGTCAGGTATCCCCTTTCCTATGTTCTCTTGCCCAATGACATGCCAGACTTACTTCACTCACTTGTGATAATCTTGTTGAGTTTTAGATCCTTCTTAAGTGACAGGCTTGGCCGTGAATTTCTCAACCTTCTCACCATTAAACAGTATGAGATACTAACAAAGAATCTTCACAAATTCAAGAAGCTGTTTATCTACGGCCTGCCAGGAACGGGGAAGACAGTTGTGGCCCTGAATATCATAGAGAGGATAAAGAACGTGTTCCGCTGCAGATCTGATGAGATTCTCTACATTTGTGAGAACCAGCCTCTGAAAATAATTGTGGA AAGGAGAAACATTTGCCAGTCTGTGACCCGAGCTGGTTTCTTAAATGGGAATTACGATCCATCAGTGAAGCACATAGTAATTGATGAGGCCCAGAATTTCCGGTCAGAGGATGGCGATTGGTACGACAAAGCTCAGCGCATCACCCAAGGACATGGACATTGTGAACCTGGTGTTCTCTGGATCTTCTTGGACTATTTACAAACAAGTCACCCATTTCCGTGCGGTCTTCCACATCCATCagaacactgtcctcaggagtgGCTAACTGTAGGGGTCCGGAATGCCACCCAGATATACAATACCATGGTACAAGAGATGCAAAATATTGTAGAACGTCCACAAATTGATATTCCTTCTGAGCGGTTAAGAATGCTGCTAAATGAAGCCGAATGTGGCCACCCCCTGCCAGGTGTTTGTAGGGTAGAAGAAAACTTGGACAAGGATGAAATAGTGACATATGTGGTTGACACCTGTCGCCGATATTTCCGAAGTGGTTACTCTGGGAAAGACATTGCTATCCTGTGCAACACGACGAAAGAGATAGATAGGTATAGTCACATACTGCAACCCAAAATGAGAGAGATGATGAGGCATTTCAGACTGGGTGCATATTTCACAACAGCAGCTAACGTGCTGGGACATGGCATTGTTCTCGATAGCATACGCCGCTTTTCTGGCCTGGAAAGAAACATTGTGTTTGGTATCAACCCTGTCCCTACACAGGAGGAGATTTCCGACAATCTTAAACTCTGTGTGGCATCCAGAGCTAATTTACACCTACATTTGCTGTATGAAAGGTAA